The region CATAGTTGGCGTGGATGTCGCTGAGGATGCCAAGACGCATGTCTGAGAACGCCGAGACTACCACGGACAGCAGGTGGGTGACGCAACGGAAGGGTTCGCTTTTTCGTCGTTTTCTCGGCGGCGCAGGCGCCGTACGTTCAGGGTCGCCAACCCACCCCCGAAAGCCAACATGACCGAAGATTTCGAGTCGGAAGCCCTGGAGCAGCTGTCCCCGCCGCCGGATCCGCTGCCCGAGCTGGCCGCGAGCTGCATCGATTACGTCCGCGGCGCGGTGGGCGTGGAGCTGGACTTGACGTCGGACACGCTGCCGGTCCTCGACCACTATCTGGAAGGCGCGCGCGAAGCCGCACGGGAGCGGCCGGAGTTGCTCGATCTCTTGTCGCGCGCCGTGGGCGCCTACTTTGGCGAGGTCGTGCGACGCAGCTTCGCGGCGTACTGGATCGTGCCCTCGGACGACGCCTTCGAGTGGCGCATCGCCTTTCGCCGCGTGTATCTGGCGTTCAATCCCGTCGGCGCCGCCTACGATTCATTGACGTCCACCAGCGAGCACGAGGGCCCATCGAGCGAGATGTCCCTGCTACGCGAAGAGCAAGAAGCCGTGGCAGCTCGCCTCGCTGCCCTGCCCGAGGTGCGGGAGGACGACTACTACCGCCTCAGCACTCGCTTCGAGGTGATTCAGATCGCCTTCGCCGCCCTACGCTCGGAAATGGAGCGCGCAGGAGTGGAGGCGACGGAGTACGAGCCCGAGGACTACCAGGAAGCCCTGGGCCAAGCCTGACTCACTTCTCGGCTCCCGCGTCCACGTCGCCGCCGATCTGCACCCGAGCGGGCAGCTGGATCTGCGTCGGCGGCTCCACCCGCTCACCGAGGAAGTCACGCCAAGAAATGGTGTAGCGCCCGGGAATGGGGCCGATCAGGTATTGCTCCGCCCGCGGACGCACCCACGCGGCGGGGGCGCCATCGATGAGCAAGTACTCCAAGGTGTCCTTGCGGTTCACGGCGATGAGCCCTTCTCCCGGAGCATCCGCTGCGGGAGCCTCCTTGCCGGGTGCAGCCTTCTCGCGAAAGGCTCCGAGCTGGCCCTGCGTGAGCAACACCCCGGCGGGCTGCGGCGGGAGCTCTCCGGGCTTCAGTAGGCCCGACGACGGCGGCACGACCAACAGGCCGTAGGGTAGCTCCGGCTTGCGCACGATGGCCGTCACCTCGAACCCCAAGTGCCCACCGCCAGGCCACTTGTACTCGGCCTTCAAGGGCACCGACCCGTTGCAGGCGGCGTTGTTGGGATCCACCGCGATCAGCTCCAACAGCAACCGGCACAGGAGCTTTCCACTCTCCGCGATCCCCGAGATGTTTCCGCTCTCCAGCGTGAGGACGCCCGTCTCGCTCTTGATGCGGACCTTCTCCGTTTCGAGCCCCAAGAGCGCCCCTTTGCCCTGGGCCTTGTTGTTGCCCTGCGCCATCGGCAACACGTCCGCGCGCCGTTCGGCGAACAGCGCTCGCAAGGTCCCGGGCAACATCACGCGATAGGAAAAGCCATCGGGCCACACCAGGACGTGTCCCCAGTGCTCGGTGGCGGAGCGCAGCTCGGCGTTCTCCGGCACGGGGAAGACCGGCGTGCCGAAGGTGAAGCGCATGCGCCCCGCCGGCGCGAGATCGACGGTCACGCGGGGCTCCATCGCCTGCTTTGCCTTGTTGATGGCGGCAGTCGCGACCTCTCCCCCGGACGGAGGCGATGGCACGTCGAACCACTTGAAGCGCGCTTCCAGGGTGACGCCGGTGCCGTCCTTCGCTGCTAGCGTGTCTCGGGGCAGCGGCTCGGACTCCAGCAGCACCGTAGGCGCCGGGGGGCCCGCGTCCGGCAGGATCAAACGGCCCGCGGAGTCCGCCGGGATCCCGCCCCGACCCGCGTCCAGCTTGCGCTTGGGGCCCACCGTGGAGGCGATGGGTGCGGGCAAGATGCTCGCGTTCGGGCTCGCTTGCGGCTCGCCGCCCTCGCCGCCGGCTTCCTTCTTCTGAGGACAGCCGGCGATCAGCAACGCCGACAGCACGAGCGCGCCACGAAGCTTCATGATTGCGTTGAAAAGTCTCCGATCACCATCACGCTGTCGAGCAGCGGCGGCGCGTCGGGGTGGAATTGGGTGTCGAGCAGGAACACGTCCGTATCCGGAAACAGTTCCTTGAAGACGTTGCAGTTGCCGGGCTCGTTGTCGAACACGGCCGTGACCACTCCGCGCTGGGCGACCAGCGGCGTGAAGGCGCGCTTGAACTCGGTGTCGTCCATCTCCGGAGACGGCTTGAGCACGAGCTCCGTACCCGGGACGCCGATGGGGAAGCCGGCATCGCGAAGGCTGGCGAAGGTACCCAACGCCATGTTGGGCAGATCGCGACCGGTGAAGTACACGATGATGGCGCCGGCGTCGCGACAGGCGTGGGCGAACTCCACCGCTCCCGGGAGCGGGGTGTCGTGGTGGATCCAGGAGTCGAAGAAGAAGTGCGCCTTCCAGTGCTCGAAGCCCTCGGCGAGCAGCGCCTCGTCCTCGATGCCGATGGCGCGGAGGTTCTCGTCCAGCAAGTAGTCCAGGCGCTCCGGCACCATGGTCTTGAGCAGCGCTGCCTCCCGCGGGTGAGAAACGCGCCACTTCTCGGCCAGGTCCGCCATGATGGCGCAGGTCCGCGGGCGGTTGTCCATCAGCGTGCCGTCCAGGTCGAACACCACCAGCGGGGCGCGGCCCGCGCCGATCTCCCGCACGCGAGCCACCACCGCCGCGAGCTTCTCGCTCTGCGTCGGCAGGTCCAGCCGTCGCTTCATCGCGCTCCTCCGATCACCTGCTGGATGGTCGTGTCGTGGCGCTCGCAGTAGTCGCGAAGCCCATCGCGAACCTCCAGGGCCGCGCAGGGGTTCGAAAAGCTCGCCGTCCCCACCTGCACCGCGCTGGCGCCGGCAAGCAAGAACTCCAGCGCATCCCGCGGGGTGCCGATCCCGCCGATGGCGATGACCGGGATCTTCAAGGCTCCCACCAGATCCCAAACGATGCGCAAGGCGATGGGCCGAAGCGCTGGGCCGCTGAAGCCGCCGGTGCGATTGGCGAGGCGAGGCCGCCGGGTTTCCACGTCGATGCTCATGCCGCGGATGGTGTTGATGGCGGTGATGGCGTCCGCGCCGGCGCCTTCGCTGGCCTTCGCCACCTCCACGATGTCCCCCGCCTCGGGGCTCATCTTGACCCACAGCGGCAGCTTCGTCGCCTTGCGCACTGCGGAGGTGACCTCGGCGCACATCCGTGGATCCTTGCCGAACTCGATGCCGCCGTGAGTCACGTTGGGGCAAGAGACGTTCAGCTCCACCGCGTGCACGCCGCTCTCCCCTTCCAAGCGTTCGGCGATGCGGACGAAGTCCTCC is a window of Polyangiaceae bacterium DNA encoding:
- a CDS encoding HAD family hydrolase, yielding MKRRLDLPTQSEKLAAVVARVREIGAGRAPLVVFDLDGTLMDNRPRTCAIMADLAEKWRVSHPREAALLKTMVPERLDYLLDENLRAIGIEDEALLAEGFEHWKAHFFFDSWIHHDTPLPGAVEFAHACRDAGAIIVYFTGRDLPNMALGTFASLRDAGFPIGVPGTELVLKPSPEMDDTEFKRAFTPLVAQRGVVTAVFDNEPGNCNVFKELFPDTDVFLLDTQFHPDAPPLLDSVMVIGDFSTQS
- a CDS encoding dihydroorotate dehydrogenase encodes the protein MNRLELELGNLKLKNPVLTASGTFGYGLEYDDFFDVAELGGICTKGLSLHPRAGNAPERICETPASMLNAIGLANVGVEAFCTEKLPKLRQRGVTVVANIFASSTEDFVRIAERLEGESGVHAVELNVSCPNVTHGGIEFGKDPRMCAEVTSAVRKATKLPLWVKMSPEAGDIVEVAKASEGAGADAITAINTIRGMSIDVETRRPRLANRTGGFSGPALRPIALRIVWDLVGALKIPVIAIGGIGTPRDALEFLLAGASAVQVGTASFSNPCAALEVRDGLRDYCERHDTTIQQVIGGAR